In the genome of Flaviflexus ciconiae, one region contains:
- a CDS encoding DUF2249 domain-containing protein, producing MSELSIKDVSAHGGGGCGCGGHDEDVPVLDVRIIPHAIRHGSVIGAFSQLRPGMTMHIIAPHNPKPLLQQLVDLNGADAIEISYVSEEPWTIALKRK from the coding sequence ATGTCTGAGCTTTCGATCAAAGATGTTTCTGCTCACGGTGGCGGCGGCTGCGGCTGCGGCGGGCACGATGAGGACGTTCCGGTCCTTGACGTTCGGATCATTCCGCACGCAATTCGCCACGGCTCCGTCATTGGTGCCTTCTCTCAGCTACGCCCGGGCATGACCATGCACATCATTGCTCCGCACAACCCGAAGCCGCTTCTACAGCAGCTTGTCGATCTCAACGGTGCGGACGCCATTGAGATCTCCTATGTTTCCGAGGAACCTTGGACCATCGCGCTGAAACGCAAGTAG